The Hippoglossus stenolepis isolate QCI-W04-F060 chromosome 1, HSTE1.2, whole genome shotgun sequence DNA segment AGCTGTAATAGTCACATATTGGTTCATCAACAGCAGTGAAACTCTTTTCTAGAATACAGCATGGGGCCGTCAAGGAAATGAAACTAAACTACCCTGGTTGGTATTGCGTTAGACTGGAACTAATGGCGCAATTTCACAATCTGAGCCAAATCGCAGCCAGACATCCAGATGCAAAGCTCCTGCgaggatttagtttttgttataAATCATAGTTGCTGTCAGATGGTTGATCTGGCCTAGTTAATTACATTTACAACCTACTTATCCTCTCAAATGATAATTTTTTGTTGTCGATAAATGTATTGGACAAAAAATTTTTGCAAAATTGTACTTTTTCTCTCAGTGTTGACATTTGAGATGTAATTGAGTTGGTTAGGACCAATGTGTCAccacttttatttatatgtaacTCCTCTGTTGCATGCCTGTCTGCATGGACAATGATTAAGTGGGTGTGTTTCAAATATTATTTGCGACAATAGTGATACAAACTcaataatgtaaatgtgattaaGTCTTGGATTTAATCTTGTAAATGAGATGAAATGAGCTCAAGTGAAGTAGGTCCAACCACTCTGCTGCTGACTGGTAGGGTAAGACTGCCCCCCTCTGGCTGAAAGCAGTTCAGATATATTGATATTCATAGAAGTCATAATAGTATCAATAAAATCGTTGTCTTAATATATGTGACCAACAAAACTGTTCTAGTGTTAAAGTGCTTTGTCCATCTCCGTCCAACAGACACAACACCAAAGCATCAGTCGCAGTCCAGTCTGGGTCAGAAGGGAACGCCAAACTCTGCATCTAAAACCAAAGACAAAGTGAATAAACggaatgagagaggagagactcGGCTGCACAGAGCAGCGATCCGTGGAGAGGTACGCCGCATCAAGGAGCTCATCAGCGAGGGAGCTGATGTGAATGTAAAAGACTTTGCAGGTGAGAAGCTCTTGTAGAGATTGTCCTTTGCTTTTTGCATGAAGCAATATATGTTACTTCATATTCTGCATACAGCTCTCTTACTGTAATTCTTCTTTTGTTTAGGCTGGACTGCATTGCATGAAGCGTGCAATAGGGGGTACTATGATGTGGCCAAGCAGCTGCTGGCAGCCGGAGCAGAGGTCAACACCAAGGGCCTGGATGATGACACCCCTTTACACGATGCATCCAACAATGGACATTTCAAGGTagtaaaaataaacactcaGTCAAATCGGATCATGTCTGAATTCTGTCAATACTATTATCACAGTAGTAAAGCTTTagagaaacatttttacattttcaaagactctgaaaatgtaaatggttGTAGAGACCCTTTCTCATCTTTTCCTTGACATCATTACTCTGTCAAGTTTATTAATACACTCAAATAGTAACTTTTAAGTTATTGGTGCATTCATTTTAGTTTCCTTTGACACTATGTAATATAAATGTTCTTAAATTAAAgtatatattaattaaatatttccTATTGTTTGTTTCAGGTGGTTAAGCTTCTTTTACGGTATGGAGGGGACCCACGTCAAAGCAACAGGCGAGGTGAAACACCACTGAAGGTTGCCAACTCTCCAACTATGCTGAATCTATTGCTGGGGAAAGGCACGTACACTTCAAGTGAAGAGAGTTCATCGGGTACGGAACCACAAAAGTTTTGTGTCACCTATTCACATGATTGTTACAAGTGATGGAAGTTATTCATGTAGATAAGCTGTTAgtgttaaattgtgttttgattGTGCCTCTCTTTACTTTCCACAGAAtcatcagaggaggaagatgccCCCTCATTCGCCCCGTCCAGCTCTGTCGATGGCAATAACACAGACTCAGAGTTTGAGAAGGGCCTGAAGTTGAAAGGGAAAACTATGGACCCTCCTAAATCTGCGACCACACAAGTCAAAGATGAATACGAATtcgatgaggatgatgaggaggaacgTGTCCCTCCAGTGGATGATAAACACCTCTTGAAAAAAGACTTTCGTAAGGAACCTGTCCCCAAGCCCAACAGCTTGGTCGCCGTACCCAAGACGGAGGTCAAAACTTATTCCAAAAGCAACTCGCTCACACCAAAGAAAACTGTCAGGCGGATCATCTCTGACAGTAACAGTTCAGATGAGGACGACAGGACGTTGTGTTTTACGCCAGCGCCTACGCCGCGGCAACAAGCCCAGCAAACAAATACCAAGGCTAGAGACTCTGGCTGCATGAgctcaaaacaacagaaagacaagaataaagtcaaaaagaAGCGGAAGAAGGAGACTAAAAATAATGTCAGTAAAGAAGTCAGGTTTGGTAAAGTCAATGACAAATTCTGTACATCAGATTCTGACTGTGGAGACATGGAGAGTGAGGACGACAAGGGCTCAAATAGTATAAAGGACTCCTCTGCAGTGAGCCTGAAAGAATCCCCTGGCTTTAacgcatcctcctcctcctcctcttcccatgGTACCTCGAACTCACAGAAACAAGCACCGTCATTAGCAGAACAGCATCcaaagcagtggaggacagatggatggaaGACTGTGTCCTCTCCCACATGGTCAGACGTcagttctctctctgattcAGTCAGAACAAGACTATCCAGTGAGTCTGACTACTCCTCCGCTGATTCCAGTGTAGAGTCAATAAAACAAGTCAAGAGGAAAGCACAGGAgagcaaaaagaagaataacAATGTGCACAGTAACACAGTGGACAAGAAAAATTCTGAGCTCTACAAAAACTCCAATGCAGAAAGTGCGGTCTCCAAAACCGACGTAGACGGCAAAGTGCTGAAAAAGCATAAAGTGAAGCACAAGCATAAAAATAAGGAAAAGGACAAGGCTCCCAGTCTAGTGCTTAATCAAGACATGAATGAGAAATTTGTCAAGAGCTATTCTTTTGATTATGATGATTCTAGGCAGAAGTCCCTAATTGTTGAGTCAGAGTCACCAGCTGAGAGCAAAGTCAAGTtatccaaacatgaaaaagaccATTCGAAAAAGGAGGACAGGCTTTTGAAAAGTAAGTCTGAGGACAAGGATTGGTCGTCTGGGAAAGACCTGCACAGAACgacaaaggaagagaaaaacaaaaaaactaaggACTCCACCAAGGACAAGACAAgtaaggaggagagggagaagccGGTAAAATCTGACAAGGAGAGAGCTttcaaagagaaggagaagcccAAGGAGGATAAACAAAAAGCTCataaagaggagaagaagaaaaagtccAAGGAGAAGTCCTCCTCAAAGGCAGACCGGAAAAGtgagcagaaagaggaaaaacatctaAAGGTGGACAAGGAGAAAAACAccaaggaggaaaaagagaaatgtaaaaaagacaaagcacAGAAGGAAGAGTCTGAGTATGAAGGCTATGATGTCAACAACCGTTTCCTCAACCTTGAGGACACAAAGCTCAGTGCCTCAGATGACCACCATGACAGATGGGGCTCCGAGATGTCCTCTGACTCCTCCCTCTACGAAGATGACAGTTGGGATGCTCCTATTAAAGAGTACAAAGCCAACAATGCTGTAAAACTCATTGTTGAGACTGTTAAGgaagagacgaggaggaaagaaaacaaagtcaaGGACAAGAAATCAGATCACAGTGAGAAAAGGTCAGAGAAAGAAGCCACATctagaaagaaagacaaagactcCTCCGAAAAGACaaacgaaaagaaaaaagactggtctgaaaaacaaaaattaaactTGAGTCACtcagttgaaaaagaaaagaagcggAAGGAGTCCACAGAAGTGGTCAAAGACAAAAAGGACAAGGATTCTTTGGACAACAGTCGAGACCGTAAAGATTCATATGAGTCCATAAAGGATAGAAAGGACATGAAAATCAAACAGGAATCTACAAGAGATGATTATGGCAATGATACTTTCTTTAAAGACGTTGATGCTGCAAAATCATGTGATGTCCGAGAAAGAAACTACTCtggaaaggagaaagaaaagaagggggACGGAACAGACAAGAGAGAAAAGACGAAAGCGGACaagcacaaagacaaaacaaaggaCAGAGGCACTGatcaggagaaggagaaaagtgAGAAAAGCTCGACAGAAAAACCTGCCAAGGAAAAGGACACAGACCGGGGCACCAAAGACAAGAAGGAGGgagtaaaagacaaacacaaagagtcTCACGGCAAAGACAAAGATCGAAAGATGTCTTCAGAACAGAccaaggagaagaaagaaaaggcctctcaagacaaacacactgatagGGAGAAAGATTTAGTGGAGctaaagaaagaggaaagaaaaccagAGAAAATCCGAGAGAAAACGTGGTACAAGATTGCCGACATATTCACTGATGAGAGTGACGATGAGGAGGACAGCTACAATGGTGGTGTGCTTGTGTCTGACTCCATCAGGAAAGACTCAACACCTGATCAGGACGAGCCAGATCATTTCCCTTTAGAAAAAATTAGAAAATCTTCTGTGGAAgctaaacacaacactgaaaagGCAAAAGACAAAGAccacaaagaaaagaagaaagaaaaggctaCATTTGACACAGGTAAAGAGAGGAAAGGCTCcctggagaaacacaacaaggACAAGAAGGACTGTGTGGATGCAAAacacaaggagagaaaagacCGAATGTCAGTGGACTCAAaccaagagaagaaaaataagcaGAAGCTCCTGGACAAAAGGGACACGAgtgaggaaaagacaaagagcaaATATAAAGACAAGCTGGAACACTCAAAGGAAAGGAAACCATCAAAAGGCAGTGGTGAGAATGAAAAGTCCCTTTTGGAAAAATTGGAGGAGGAAGCGATGAATGACTATAAGGATGATTCCAATGATAAGAATAGTGAAATCTCCTCAGATAGTTTCACTGACAGAGGTCACGAGCCAGTCCTCACCGGTTACTATGAATCCATCAGTCTGACTGACGTGTCTGAGGACAGGCGAGACTCCCTGTCCATATCTACACCCCAGGACAAgttcagagagaaagaaagacatagacattcctcttcatcctcgtcCAAGAAAAGCCACGACAAGGATAAAGAAAAggtcaagaaagaaaaaggtgaCAAACGTGACAAGACAGAGGAGATAAGAGAGTCCTACAGCCGCAGAGAGAGCCTACCTTTTGAGAAAGAGCCCATGCCTCTAGAAGCTGACCCTTATACTTTCCCATATGGAGGTAAGGGAGACGGAGACGATGACTTTGAGAAAACTTTGGAGTTCGAAAAAGAGATGtccaaaaaagacaaagacaaagctTCGGGTGTCATCAGTGACAGAAtgaaggacaaaaagaaaaaggagaaacatAAGGAAAAAATTAAGGAGGAGAAAAGTAAGTACATCGATGGCTTTGGGTCAGTCAAACACTCCAAAGAGGATGTAAAGTCAGGCTTGAAAGACAGCCCACAGGTCACCGTTCTGAAAGACAGGTCAAAAGAAGACAGTCCTAAATTCgatatgaaaaaagacagaaatcgGGATATACTggacaaagacaacagggtggACCACAGCAAATCTAAGGCtaaggatgaaaatgaaaagatcaCTCAGTCCAAAGACACAGTGCGGAAAGATAATCGTCCGCGTGAAAAACTGTTGGTGGACGGTGATTATCAAATGACGAGTTTTGGTCAGATGTTGAGTCTAAAAGACCAGGAGATTGAAGAGCGCcacaagagacacaaagagaggaTGAAGCAGATGGAAAAGCTGAGACCCAAGTCAGGGGACCCTAAACTGAAGGACAAAACCAAGTCCACAGAGGAAGTACGAAAGAACCGCAGTGAACTTTCGTCAAAGAAATCCAACAGCCTGGAATCTGGTCTTAAAGAAAAGAAGCTGAAGGATGTGGGTCTTCCAGCGCAAATGATGTCTCCGGGCAGGAAGTTCCAGCCTTCGGACAGTCAAAACTCAAAGGATTGGCTGGGCGGACCCCAAATGAAGGAGCACCTCCCTGCTTCTCCCAGGCCGGATCAAAACAGGCCGACTGGTGTCCCCACACCGACATCTGTCATCTCCTGTCCCAGTTTTGAGGAAGTGATGCAGACTCCACGTACCCCATCATGCAGTGCAGAGGATTACCCTGACATCATGTTGGATGGGTTGGATTGTCAGAACTCAACAGCTATGACCATGTCAATGAATGCCTGCTCTCCATCGTTCTTTGAAAGGTATTTACACACACGAACAATAAGGCAGGGTTACTGTTGtgatcattaaaatgttttcttttcctgaatGTGGCATATTTTTCTAATGTCCTCTCTTTTGTCTTGTGCACCCAGCAGGTATTCTAACTCCCAGAGTTTCCAGGAAGGCACCTGCCCTACCCCTGCGAAGAACCTTCAGCTTTCACTCGTCAGCCGCTCTGCATCCTCAGACGTCCGCAGGCCTCTGGAGGATGAGTTTAAGGCTGAGGCTGTCAAGTTCCTTCGACAGGAGACTGATCCAGAAGCCGACTTTGATCCACCCTCTGCCCAAACTCCAGAGGACAAATCAGCAGATAGGCTAGAGTGTCTGTCTTCTCCTTATTTCTCCCCATTGGGAATGTTGTCCCCTCGGCAGGAGCCAGCACTTCCTACACCAGATGTGGCAGCACCAGCTCTGACTGGTTCTGAGGGTAGTGAACACCTTCCTGAAAGTGTATACAGCTTCTTGCCGAAACCCTCTACACCAGTTCACAGGCCAGACCCCCAGGAGCCCTGCTTCGACATCGCTGCACCACCAACAccagctcctgctgctttgCCACCCCTGGACATTGATGACATCTCTGAGCCTCACCACAGTGAACCTAACCTCGTCCTCTCCGATCTTCCTTCTGTCACAGAAgaacaggaacaggaacaggagcaggaggagcaggaggaggaggaggaggaggaggaggatgatgatgaagaagaagaagaagaagaagacgaagaggaagaggaagaagaggaggacgatgaGGAAGAAGGCGTTATGGACGACAGAGCTGATGGAGACCACTGTGCAGTGGAGGTGCCTGAGCAAACAAGGGAGCCAGGTTCCTTCTCTCCTCAGGTTGAGGACCCTCTGAGGAAGAGCTGGCCTGCAGAGTCTCCAGACCGACAGGATCCAGAAGTCCACGAGCTCTCCCCCACACACTCTGCCCCCAACCAGGGAGAGAACTGTTTTGAACACAGTATGGGCTGGAACCCCGATATGGACCTCAAATCTCCCCACAGGACATACGGGGAAATAGAGGCTGCTGTCTCCAAAATAACCAGTCCTTACTCTCATTCAGACAGTGATATGCTTCACTTGACTGGACACCCCTCTGTCACTCCCCCCTATGCCTGGAACAGGTGGCACAAAGAGGACCCAGAGGACTTTGATGAGCAGAAAGAGGCTGTGGCTGACATCCCCTCCCCAGAGAGACGTGACTCAGTAATCGATGTGGAACCTAACTATCTAAACACCTCATCCTCTTCCAACAGGCTGGAGTCTTTCTTCCAAGAATGCAACAAACCAAGCATGGAGGATAATCACCAGATAGTTGAAGAGTCAACATGTGTAGAACCAGACAGCAGACAGAGTACTCACACTTTCAGTGCTACAAGTGAAGTCATCATGAGTCCAACAGTGGGCCCTGAGCCTGTGGTGCCCTGGGCAGACCCATTCTCAGCTGACACAGATGAGCTAGATGACCTGGGACCATTCTCCTTGCCTGACCTACCACTACCAGACAAGTCAGAAGAAGCTGAACCTCGAGACCCTGAACCAGCTGACCTCACCAAAACTGTGCCCATCCACATCAGACACAGTatcacagagagagatgacCCAGACATAATAGAGGTGGACCTTCCAAGCCTGGCTAAGACCACATGCCCTGCTGGAGACCTAAGTTTGGAGGAACCTACCGGTCAAGATTTGGTCGTACCGTCACCACATGCCAACTTCCCACAGGACTTGGACCTTGAGCCTCAAAGTGTGCCGGTCAACAACTCTCTATCTCTCATTCAACAACAGGAGAGAAATGGACCTTATACAGAACCTGATGAGTCGGAGACTAATATGTTGTATTCAGCTGTGAGTCCAGATGCCAGTCAGCAACATCACCTACAGATCCACTCCCTCACTGAGTCGCTGCAGTTACCCCTGGATTCAGTGTCTGCTGTCAAGTCAGAGGTGATACAGGAGGAGATGTCTGAGCCTGTAGCAGAATCTGTGACATGCAGTCCTCTTCCTCAGCCTCCAGTGGCAGTCTGCCTCTCCAGCCCACTGGAACTACCAGACACTCAGGAGACCACGTCCAAGCTAACACCTGTAACTCTGACCACTGTGTCCACCATTATAGACATCCCCAAGAAAGTGGATGAAATCCCACAAAGGATGACCCGCAATCGCGCCAAGAACAATCCCTCTGCCGCTGCTGTCCCTTCTACCTCCAGCATAATAACCTCGTCTGCTACTGCCACCCCTGTAACAACCAGTCCAACAGCGAGCATTAACGTGATCCCCATTCGAACCCCAACACCCACCTCAGGCTCCTCCATCTCAGTTCTGAAGAAAGACAAGGAATCTGTGATTCATGTCACCTCTACTGCATCTATTTCAACCCCTGTAGTTTCTGTACCTACTTCTGTGACAACTCCTGCATCAGTGGTTCTCAGTAAGACAACAAAAGGACGCCCTCTCCAGGTGGATGAAGAGGAGTCTCAGACCCAGCATCCGCGGAAGAGGAAATTTCCACGTTCTACTGGGCAGCAGGTCCAGGTCCAGCTGGTAAACACGACCATGCAGCAGACCAGGGAAATGATTCAGCAGACTCTGGCTGTTGTAGTAAATGCCATCCAGCTGGACGATATCGAGCCCTACCACAGCGATCGTTCCAACCCTTACTTTGAGTACCTGCAGATCAGGAAGAAGAttgaggaaaagaggaagattCTGTGTTACATCACCCCACAGGCCCCACAGTGTTATGCTGAATATGTGACCTACACCGGCTCCTACCTGCTGGATGGCAAGCCGCTCAGCAAGCTTCACATCCCTGTGGTAAATTGTCCTGTCTTTACTTTTTCCCAGAATAAAATCAAAGTAGTGAGGAGTTTTCAGACAGTTTGGAATATATGCCTGATTTTGGTATAATTCCAAATTTCTGTCTGCTGTAAAGACAAACATTAGTGCATAGCAGGGTGTTTTTCTTTAGAGACATAAATGATGTATCTAAAAGGTAAACTAACTaatgttatatttgtttatCAGATTGCACCACCTCCATCACTGTCAGAACCTCTGAAGGAGCTCTTCAGACAACAAGAGGCAGTAAGAGGGAAGCTCAGGTTGCAGCACAGCATAGAACGGGTAAGAAATATACTGTCATGGCACATCTTATTATCTGGGATTATTCTCTCACCTTAATTTGCGGTTGGTCGGCTTATATTcattttcttagttttttttttactgttcacAGGAGAAGCTGATTGTGTCATGTGAGCAGGAGGTTTTAAGAGTCCATTGCAGAGCAGCCAGGACAATAGCCAATCAGGCTGTGCCATTCAGCGCCTGCACCATGCTGTTGGACTCTGAAGTGTACAACATGCCAACAGAGAGCCAGGTACAAATGGGTTAAAACACATGATTGGTCAG contains these protein-coding regions:
- the ankrd11 gene encoding ankyrin repeat domain-containing protein 11 isoform X1, with product MPKGGGSKTPQLDHFPLNTDMVEKQGGKKDKVLSNKTPKLDRSDGVKEMKEKAPKRKLPFTAGANGDQKDSDSEKPGPERKRIKKEPTNTRKAGLPFGMGMPGIRAGYPLSERQQVALLMQMTAEESVNSPDTTPKHQSQSSLGQKGTPNSASKTKDKVNKRNERGETRLHRAAIRGEVRRIKELISEGADVNVKDFAGWTALHEACNRGYYDVAKQLLAAGAEVNTKGLDDDTPLHDASNNGHFKVVKLLLRYGGDPRQSNRRGETPLKVANSPTMLNLLLGKGTYTSSEESSSESSEEEDAPSFAPSSSVDGNNTDSEFEKGLKLKGKTMDPPKSATTQVKDEYEFDEDDEEERVPPVDDKHLLKKDFRKEPVPKPNSLVAVPKTEVKTYSKSNSLTPKKTVRRIISDSNSSDEDDRTLCFTPAPTPRQQAQQTNTKARDSGCMSSKQQKDKNKVKKKRKKETKNNVSKEVRFGKVNDKFCTSDSDCGDMESEDDKGSNSIKDSSAVSLKESPGFNASSSSSSSHGTSNSQKQAPSLAEQHPKQWRTDGWKTVSSPTWSDVSSLSDSVRTRLSSESDYSSADSSVESIKQVKRKAQESKKKNNNVHSNTVDKKNSELYKNSNAESAVSKTDVDGKVLKKHKVKHKHKNKEKDKAPSLVLNQDMNEKFVKSYSFDYDDSRQKSLIVESESPAESKVKLSKHEKDHSKKEDRLLKSKSEDKDWSSGKDLHRTTKEEKNKKTKDSTKDKTSKEEREKPVKSDKERAFKEKEKPKEDKQKAHKEEKKKKSKEKSSSKADRKSEQKEEKHLKVDKEKNTKEEKEKCKKDKAQKEESEYEGYDVNNRFLNLEDTKLSASDDHHDRWGSEMSSDSSLYEDDSWDAPIKEYKANNAVKLIVETVKEETRRKENKVKDKKSDHSEKRSEKEATSRKKDKDSSEKTNEKKKDWSEKQKLNLSHSVEKEKKRKESTEVVKDKKDKDSLDNSRDRKDSYESIKDRKDMKIKQESTRDDYGNDTFFKDVDAAKSCDVRERNYSGKEKEKKGDGTDKREKTKADKHKDKTKDRGTDQEKEKSEKSSTEKPAKEKDTDRGTKDKKEGVKDKHKESHGKDKDRKMSSEQTKEKKEKASQDKHTDREKDLVELKKEERKPEKIREKTWYKIADIFTDESDDEEDSYNGGVLVSDSIRKDSTPDQDEPDHFPLEKIRKSSVEAKHNTEKAKDKDHKEKKKEKATFDTGKERKGSLEKHNKDKKDCVDAKHKERKDRMSVDSNQEKKNKQKLLDKRDTSEEKTKSKYKDKLEHSKERKPSKGSGENEKSLLEKLEEEAMNDYKDDSNDKNSEISSDSFTDRGHEPVLTGYYESISLTDVSEDRRDSLSISTPQDKFREKERHRHSSSSSSKKSHDKDKEKVKKEKGDKRDKTEEIRESYSRRESLPFEKEPMPLEADPYTFPYGGKGDGDDDFEKTLEFEKEMSKKDKDKASGVISDRMKDKKKKEKHKEKIKEEKSKYIDGFGSVKHSKEDVKSGLKDSPQVTVLKDRSKEDSPKFDMKKDRNRDILDKDNRVDHSKSKAKDENEKITQSKDTVRKDNRPREKLLVDGDYQMTSFGQMLSLKDQEIEERHKRHKERMKQMEKLRPKSGDPKLKDKTKSTEEVRKNRSELSSKKSNSLESGLKEKKLKDVGLPAQMMSPGRKFQPSDSQNSKDWLGGPQMKEHLPASPRPDQNRPTGVPTPTSVISCPSFEEVMQTPRTPSCSAEDYPDIMLDGLDCQNSTAMTMSMNACSPSFFESRYSNSQSFQEGTCPTPAKNLQLSLVSRSASSDVRRPLEDEFKAEAVKFLRQETDPEADFDPPSAQTPEDKSADRLECLSSPYFSPLGMLSPRQEPALPTPDVAAPALTGSEGSEHLPESVYSFLPKPSTPVHRPDPQEPCFDIAAPPTPAPAALPPLDIDDISEPHHSEPNLVLSDLPSVTEEQEQEQEQEEQEEEEEEEEDDDEEEEEEEDEEEEEEEEDDEEEGVMDDRADGDHCAVEVPEQTREPGSFSPQVEDPLRKSWPAESPDRQDPEVHELSPTHSAPNQGENCFEHSMGWNPDMDLKSPHRTYGEIEAAVSKITSPYSHSDSDMLHLTGHPSVTPPYAWNRWHKEDPEDFDEQKEAVADIPSPERRDSVIDVEPNYLNTSSSSNRLESFFQECNKPSMEDNHQIVEESTCVEPDSRQSTHTFSATSEVIMSPTVGPEPVVPWADPFSADTDELDDLGPFSLPDLPLPDKSEEAEPRDPEPADLTKTVPIHIRHSITERDDPDIIEVDLPSLAKTTCPAGDLSLEEPTGQDLVVPSPHANFPQDLDLEPQSVPVNNSLSLIQQQERNGPYTEPDESETNMLYSAVSPDASQQHHLQIHSLTESLQLPLDSVSAVKSEVIQEEMSEPVAESVTCSPLPQPPVAVCLSSPLELPDTQETTSKLTPVTLTTVSTIIDIPKKVDEIPQRMTRNRAKNNPSAAAVPSTSSIITSSATATPVTTSPTASINVIPIRTPTPTSGSSISVLKKDKESVIHVTSTASISTPVVSVPTSVTTPASVVLSKTTKGRPLQVDEEESQTQHPRKRKFPRSTGQQVQVQLVNTTMQQTREMIQQTLAVVVNAIQLDDIEPYHSDRSNPYFEYLQIRKKIEEKRKILCYITPQAPQCYAEYVTYTGSYLLDGKPLSKLHIPVIAPPPSLSEPLKELFRQQEAVRGKLRLQHSIEREKLIVSCEQEVLRVHCRAARTIANQAVPFSACTMLLDSEVYNMPTESQGDENKSVRDRFNARQFISWIQDVDDKYDRMKTCLLMRQQHEAAALNAVQRMEWQLKVQELDPAGHKSLCVNEVPSFYVPMVDVNDDFVLLPA
- the ankrd11 gene encoding ankyrin repeat domain-containing protein 11 isoform X2, with product MPKGGGSKTPQLDHFPLNTDMVEKQGGKKDKVLSNKTPKLDRSDGVKEMKEKAPKRKLPFTAGANGDQKDSDSEKPGPERKRIKKEPTNTRKAGLPFGMGMPGIRAGYPLSERQQVALLMQMTAEESVNSPDTTPKHQSQSSLGQKGTPNSASKTKDKVNKRNERGETRLHRAAIRGEVRRIKELISEGADVNVKDFAGWTALHEACNRGYYDVAKQLLAAGAEVNTKGLDDDTPLHDASNNGHFKVVKLLLRYGGDPRQSNRRGETPLKVANSPTMLNLLLGKGTYTSSEESSSESSEEEDAPSFAPSSSVDGNNTDSEFEKGLKLKGKTMDPPKSATTQVKDEYEFDEDDEEERVPPVDDKHLLKKDFRKEPVPKPNSLVAVPKTEVKTYSKSNSLTPKKTVRRIISDSNSSDEDDRTLCFTPAPTPRQQAQQTNTKARDSGCMSSKQQKDKNKVKKKRKKETKNNVSKEVRFGKVNDKFCTSDSDCGDMESEDDKGSNSIKDSSAVSLKESPGFNASSSSSSSHGTSNSQKQAPSLAEQHPKQWRTDGWKTVSSPTWSDVSSLSDSVRTRLSSESDYSSADSSVESIKQVKRKAQESKKKNNNVHSNTVDKKNSELYKNSNAESAVSKTDVDGKVLKKHKVKHKHKNKEKDKAPSLVLNQDMNEKFVKSYSFDYDDSRQKSLIVESESPAESKVKLSKHEKDHSKKEDRLLKSKSEDKDWSSGKDLHRTTKEEKNKKTKDSTKDKTSKEEREKPVKSDKERAFKEKEKPKEDKQKAHKEEKKKKSKEKSSSKADRKSEQKEEKHLKVDKEKNTKEEKEKCKKDKAQKEESEYEGYDVNNRFLNLEDTKLSASDDHHDRWGSEMSSDSSLYEDDSWDAPIKEYKANNAVKLIVETVKEETRRKENKVKDKKSDHSEKRSEKEATSRKKDKDSSEKTNEKKKDWSEKQKLNLSHSVEKEKKRKESTEVVKDKKDKDSLDNSRDRKDSYESIKDRKDMKIKQESTRDDYGNDTFFKDVDAAKSCDVRERNYSGKEKEKKGDGTDKREKTKADKHKDKTKDRGTDQEKEKSEKSSTEKPAKEKDTDRGTKDKKEGVKDKHKESHGKDKDRKMSSEQTKEKKEKASQDKHTDREKDLVELKKEERKPEKIREKTWYKIADIFTDESDDEEDSYNGGVLVSDSIRKDSTPDQDEPDHFPLEKIRKSSVEAKHNTEKAKDKDHKEKKKEKATFDTGKERKGSLEKHNKDKKDCVDAKHKERKDRMSVDSNQEKKNKQKLLDKRDTSEEKTKSKYKDKLEHSKERKPSKGSGENEKSLLEKLEEEAMNDYKDDSNDKNSEISSDSFTDRGHEPVLTGYYESISLTDVSEDRRDSLSISTPQDKFREKERHRHSSSSSSKKSHDKDKEKVKKEKGDKRDKTEEIRESYSRRESLPFEKEPMPLEADPYTFPYGGKGDGDDDFEKTLEFEKEMSKKDKDKASGVISDRMKDKKKKEKHKEKIKEEKSKYIDGFGSVKHSKEDVKSGLKDSPQVTVLKDRSKEDSPKFDMKKDRNRDILDKDNRVDHSKSKAKDENEKITQSKDTVRKDNRPREKLLVDGDYQMTSFGQMLSLKDQEIEERHKRHKERMKQMEKLRPKSGDPKLKDKTKSTEEVRKNRSELSSKKSNSLESGLKEKKLKDVGLPAQMMSPGRKFQPSDSQNSKDWLGGPQMKEHLPASPRPDQNRPTGVPTPTSVISCPSFEEVMQTPRTPSCSAEDYPDIMLDGLDCQNSTAMTMSMNACSPSFFERYSNSQSFQEGTCPTPAKNLQLSLVSRSASSDVRRPLEDEFKAEAVKFLRQETDPEADFDPPSAQTPEDKSADRLECLSSPYFSPLGMLSPRQEPALPTPDVAAPALTGSEGSEHLPESVYSFLPKPSTPVHRPDPQEPCFDIAAPPTPAPAALPPLDIDDISEPHHSEPNLVLSDLPSVTEEQEQEQEQEEQEEEEEEEEDDDEEEEEEEDEEEEEEEEDDEEEGVMDDRADGDHCAVEVPEQTREPGSFSPQVEDPLRKSWPAESPDRQDPEVHELSPTHSAPNQGENCFEHSMGWNPDMDLKSPHRTYGEIEAAVSKITSPYSHSDSDMLHLTGHPSVTPPYAWNRWHKEDPEDFDEQKEAVADIPSPERRDSVIDVEPNYLNTSSSSNRLESFFQECNKPSMEDNHQIVEESTCVEPDSRQSTHTFSATSEVIMSPTVGPEPVVPWADPFSADTDELDDLGPFSLPDLPLPDKSEEAEPRDPEPADLTKTVPIHIRHSITERDDPDIIEVDLPSLAKTTCPAGDLSLEEPTGQDLVVPSPHANFPQDLDLEPQSVPVNNSLSLIQQQERNGPYTEPDESETNMLYSAVSPDASQQHHLQIHSLTESLQLPLDSVSAVKSEVIQEEMSEPVAESVTCSPLPQPPVAVCLSSPLELPDTQETTSKLTPVTLTTVSTIIDIPKKVDEIPQRMTRNRAKNNPSAAAVPSTSSIITSSATATPVTTSPTASINVIPIRTPTPTSGSSISVLKKDKESVIHVTSTASISTPVVSVPTSVTTPASVVLSKTTKGRPLQVDEEESQTQHPRKRKFPRSTGQQVQVQLVNTTMQQTREMIQQTLAVVVNAIQLDDIEPYHSDRSNPYFEYLQIRKKIEEKRKILCYITPQAPQCYAEYVTYTGSYLLDGKPLSKLHIPVIAPPPSLSEPLKELFRQQEAVRGKLRLQHSIEREKLIVSCEQEVLRVHCRAARTIANQAVPFSACTMLLDSEVYNMPTESQGDENKSVRDRFNARQFISWIQDVDDKYDRMKTCLLMRQQHEAAALNAVQRMEWQLKVQELDPAGHKSLCVNEVPSFYVPMVDVNDDFVLLPA